A single genomic interval of Deltaproteobacteria bacterium harbors:
- the rlmN gene encoding 23S rRNA (adenine(2503)-C(2))-methyltransferase RlmN, with translation MQRPHLRDLTLPELESWAEAQGLPRYRAAQLFTWVHRSGLTSTEGMTNLSKELRARLAEQCDLSGLAVDAVLTSEDGTRKLRLRCADGQAVEAVLIPAEDKLTLCISTQAGCALGCRFCATATMGLRRNLSAGEIVDQVYRAQSLLVGDERLTNLVYMGMGEPLANLADVLRSVEILGTEAGASFSPRRITISTAGLVPGIAELGRRVPGIGLAISLHATTDELRSQLMPINRRWPLAELLRVVREFPLPRRRRVTFEYLLLRGLNDAPADAKRLVRLLDGIPAKVNLLAYNPCRTDQPDLQRPDEGTVEEFAELLREKGLNATVRRSRGLDIAAACGQLALQG, from the coding sequence ATGCAGCGCCCCCACCTACGCGACCTGACGCTTCCCGAGCTCGAGAGCTGGGCGGAGGCCCAGGGACTGCCGCGCTATCGCGCCGCGCAGCTCTTCACCTGGGTTCACCGCTCCGGGCTCACCTCCACCGAGGGGATGACGAACCTCTCGAAGGAGCTCCGCGCGCGGCTCGCCGAGCAGTGCGACCTCTCCGGCCTCGCCGTGGACGCGGTGCTGACCTCCGAGGATGGCACGCGCAAGCTCCGACTGCGCTGCGCCGACGGGCAGGCGGTGGAAGCGGTCCTCATTCCGGCCGAGGACAAGCTCACCTTGTGCATCAGCACGCAGGCGGGCTGCGCGCTCGGCTGCCGCTTCTGCGCCACCGCCACCATGGGCCTGCGCCGCAACCTGAGCGCCGGCGAGATCGTGGACCAGGTCTACCGCGCGCAGTCGCTCCTCGTGGGGGACGAGCGCCTCACGAACCTGGTCTACATGGGCATGGGCGAGCCGCTCGCCAACCTGGCGGACGTGCTGCGCTCGGTGGAGATCCTCGGCACCGAGGCCGGGGCGAGCTTCTCGCCGCGACGGATCACCATCTCCACGGCGGGGCTGGTACCGGGGATCGCGGAGCTCGGGCGACGCGTGCCGGGGATCGGTCTCGCCATCTCGCTCCACGCCACGACCGACGAGCTCCGCAGCCAGCTCATGCCGATCAATCGGCGCTGGCCGCTCGCGGAGCTCCTCCGCGTCGTGCGCGAGTTCCCGCTGCCGCGCCGGCGCCGCGTCACCTTCGAGTACCTCCTGCTCCGGGGCCTGAACGACGCGCCCGCCGACGCGAAGCGGCTGGTGCGCCTGCTCGACGGTATCCCCGCGAAGGTCAACCTCCTCGCCTACAACCCCTGTCGTACGGACCAGCCCGACCTCCAGCGCCCTGACGAGGGTACGGTGGAGGAATTCGCGGAGCTCCTGCGGGAGAAGGGCCTCAACGCGACCGTTCGTCGAAGCCGGGGCCTCGACATCGCCGCAGCCTGCGGCCAGCTCGCGCTGCAGGGCTGA
- a CDS encoding VWA domain-containing protein, which produces MYRAVGIALGLLVAMLGSAARGQNACKPPRVLIVLDQSSSMVDPGVTFTGKSKWEVAKEAIAAVLRGYEGKIDFGLMLFPSPSQCGPGALKVPVGPRAGTSILRELGTAPPLSGNYTPMAQTLDKVPEVKALQDGGYRNYVLLITDGWQWCYPYDASTRFLAVNSVANLVHLGVRTHVVGFGDGVDALALNRMAEAAGTKVNGSCNAQGSDAKAKGHCYHQAGDQKELSTALHSVAAQVTAELCDGMDNDCDGKIDEDLTGPFCAQQQGVCAGSKAPCGGGEGWAACGATDYKAHAAARKTVYEATETLCDGQDNDCDGTVDEGCACRSGESRACGAIGGECSQRCATGSWGSCTLPGTSSTIETCDGKDNDCNGKVDDGLSRGCTTACGIGEQTCSNGAYGACSARQPTAEACDGLDNDCDGEVDGPTAICPGGATCVSGICQPLDIGGGCDCQVGAASAPPWTPFGLAALVALLLLARRRR; this is translated from the coding sequence ATGTACCGCGCTGTAGGTATCGCCCTTGGCCTCCTCGTCGCCATGCTCGGCTCGGCCGCCCGCGGGCAGAACGCGTGCAAGCCCCCTCGGGTGCTGATCGTCCTCGACCAGTCCTCCAGCATGGTGGACCCGGGGGTGACCTTCACCGGCAAGAGCAAGTGGGAGGTGGCCAAGGAGGCCATCGCGGCGGTGCTGCGGGGGTACGAAGGAAAGATCGACTTCGGCCTGATGCTCTTCCCCTCGCCGAGCCAGTGCGGACCCGGGGCCTTGAAGGTCCCCGTGGGTCCGCGCGCCGGAACCTCCATCCTGCGCGAGCTCGGCACCGCCCCGCCCCTGTCGGGCAACTACACGCCGATGGCCCAGACCCTGGACAAGGTGCCCGAGGTGAAGGCGCTGCAGGACGGGGGCTACCGGAACTACGTGCTCCTCATCACCGACGGCTGGCAGTGGTGCTATCCGTACGACGCGAGCACGCGCTTTCTGGCGGTCAACTCGGTCGCCAATCTCGTCCACCTCGGCGTGCGCACGCATGTCGTCGGCTTCGGCGACGGCGTGGACGCCCTCGCGCTGAACCGCATGGCCGAGGCCGCCGGGACCAAGGTCAACGGAAGCTGCAATGCGCAGGGCTCCGATGCGAAGGCCAAGGGGCACTGCTACCACCAGGCGGGGGACCAGAAGGAGCTCTCGACGGCGCTGCACAGCGTGGCGGCGCAGGTGACGGCGGAGCTGTGCGACGGGATGGACAACGACTGCGACGGCAAGATCGACGAGGATCTGACGGGCCCCTTCTGCGCGCAGCAGCAGGGCGTCTGCGCCGGATCGAAGGCTCCCTGCGGGGGCGGCGAAGGGTGGGCGGCGTGCGGCGCGACGGACTACAAGGCCCACGCCGCGGCGCGGAAGACGGTCTACGAGGCCACCGAGACTCTGTGCGACGGCCAGGACAACGACTGCGACGGCACGGTAGACGAAGGATGCGCCTGTCGCTCGGGAGAAAGCCGTGCATGCGGCGCCATCGGCGGCGAGTGCAGTCAGCGGTGCGCCACGGGGAGCTGGGGCTCCTGTACGCTCCCGGGAACAAGCTCCACCATCGAGACCTGCGACGGGAAGGACAACGACTGCAACGGCAAGGTGGATGACGGACTGAGCCGCGGCTGCACCACGGCGTGCGGCATCGGCGAGCAGACCTGCTCGAACGGAGCGTACGGCGCCTGCAGCGCGCGACAGCCCACCGCCGAGGCCTGCGACGGCCTGGACAACGACTGCGACGGCGAGGTGGATGGTCCAACCGCGATCTGTCCGGGCGGCGCGACCTGCGTCTCGGGGATCTGCCAGCCCCTCGACATCGGTGGAGGGTGCGACTGCCAGGTCGGCGCGGCCTCCGCCCCCCCGTGGACCCCCTTCGGCCTCGCGGCGCTCGTCGCGCTCCTCCTGCTCGCCCGACGACGCCGCTGA